One region of Fusobacterium periodonticum 1_1_41FAA genomic DNA includes:
- a CDS encoding DUF4132 domain-containing protein, whose product MLNFYGNKFTSDINHFIKKAKDRVRAFDRDNQRFIEDIFTKRNYRGYGEILQENLINKFSRRENVKFEDIFPENIHPALEILIGESNLKNFIKIGEKITKTPYTMGYTRRMVRSSNCRNYIDKLFSVLSTFVHYKFFDINTKKLLLGNCNFKGLEGWDLKNLITSLENKYIIANDIDNGNQDVIDFINEALTSGSSKNINYGTLAAIFVSENKSLVEMAGKLLLAAQRQEGLRQQICETMDEGSQENFEYMFKIIYDNDLIRFSSVKRALGVWTGLLGENYNNPETVGKKELEIINKLIDNPKYADELLKSDDNVEVYLALWYKASQDVKIALEAIQELLKVSKLHTKLLVAYNLDIFQDIKYQRTVTKDIIKEYSEKDDNDFLKIVACYWEHLSYNAYTNTSIKTNRGLFDTTDEAKEFFEIFKKVFALIDGKDKAFNPIIFPWVSRYIYKHNIASILFTIAISYPELNLKNEVLTYFKALDTYSRGGYLKSMFYKPENEDEELFVVKMLADASVTNEVNKIIRANNLASKYSKEIEDTLRLKTADVRKNAIALILSLESSQLLEATESLVQDKNENKRLAGLDILTKIKDKQDFAKEKIEKIVATIKEPTDPEKILIDGLVGKVETTESSNLYDKTYKFELPYEVKEVKKLSKNVKKNKDGVYIIEKTIDAKDIFTKTEDELFELVKKFNALIVNNGTYEYTNGYTGEKILLRDNFLPIVKRANYYYSVDEHLDEYPLADTWREFYKNEIKDFSTLYQLYLLTQSHLRIENFNNVINKILNTTPGIILNKIIHHFKTFSDNEIMEKIVYLLYKEYKEENKEYLFETSKAFFIELLKENSANLIHRRNKNHNYNSIFDLEYSIPTVVFKNLSEYWDERTFTENLILKLNFEKKVSSYKTRENFYSLIDIANAVELGLIEKDLLIKSIFSEDIDKMDTNFRNLYNFLGIKNPNNYYYYNNYDDNEKIKNSWNYENAIKVLKKYGLEVVNYVVDNELKRGDSKTKYSKLITSINRIEGVDYLIKILQALGNEKLVRSDYWYGDNTSKKEVLSHLLKVCFPSEKDDLKTFKEKIKKTNITEERLVEVAMYASQWIELIDKFLKWKGFTSGCYYFQAHMSDVSKDKEGIIAKYSPISIEDFQAGAFDIDWFKDAYKQLGKEHFDILYESAKYITDGTKHSRARKFADAVLGNMKIKDVEKEISAKRNKDLVASYSLIPLAKNKIKDAVNRYKFLQNFLKESKQFGAQRRASEAKAFEISLENLSRNMGYSDVTRLTWAMESEMMAEMKKYFEPKKIQDYSVYIEIDELGQSSIKYEKDGKVLKSLPTKIKNEKYIEEIKEVHKNLKEQYSRSRKMLEQSMEDGIKFYAYEIKTLSTNPVVAPLIKDLVFKVDDILGYYVDNQLIGFDKKAKKVTLIEDIDKDTLLSIAHPFDLFNSKQWPLYQQDILEREVKQVFKQVFRELYIKTKDELKMDKSRRYAGHQIQPTKSVALLKTRRWVVDDYEGLQKVYYKENIIAKMYAMTDWYSPAEVEAPTIEDIVFYDRKTFELMTIEDVPDLIFSEVMRDIDLVVSVAHVGDVDPEASQSTIEMRRAIVEFNAKLFKLKNVTFTESHALIKGTRAEYSIHLGSGVIHQKAGATIEVLPIHSQHRGRIFLPFIDEDPKTAEIMAKVLLFAQDEKIKDIFILDQIL is encoded by the coding sequence ATGTTAAATTTTTATGGAAACAAATTTACATCAGATATTAATCACTTTATAAAAAAAGCTAAAGATAGAGTAAGAGCTTTCGATAGAGATAATCAAAGATTTATCGAAGATATTTTTACTAAAAGGAATTATCGTGGCTATGGTGAAATTTTACAAGAAAATTTAATTAATAAATTTTCAAGAAGGGAAAATGTTAAATTTGAAGATATTTTCCCAGAAAACATACACCCAGCATTAGAAATACTTATTGGAGAAAGTAATTTAAAAAACTTTATAAAAATTGGAGAAAAAATTACAAAAACTCCCTATACTATGGGGTATACAAGAAGAATGGTCAGAAGCTCAAATTGTCGTAACTATATAGACAAACTTTTTTCTGTTCTTAGTACTTTTGTACACTACAAATTTTTTGATATCAATACTAAAAAATTATTACTTGGAAACTGTAATTTTAAAGGTCTTGAAGGTTGGGATTTAAAAAATTTAATTACTTCACTAGAAAATAAATATATTATTGCCAATGACATTGACAATGGAAATCAAGATGTTATAGATTTCATTAATGAAGCTTTGACAAGTGGTTCTTCTAAAAATATAAATTATGGAACCTTAGCAGCAATATTTGTTTCTGAAAATAAATCTCTAGTGGAAATGGCAGGAAAATTACTTCTTGCTGCACAAAGACAGGAAGGACTTCGTCAACAAATATGTGAAACTATGGATGAAGGAAGTCAAGAAAATTTTGAATATATGTTTAAGATTATCTATGATAATGATTTAATTCGTTTCTCTTCTGTTAAAAGAGCCTTAGGAGTTTGGACAGGTTTACTTGGAGAAAACTACAATAATCCTGAAACAGTAGGTAAAAAAGAATTAGAAATTATAAATAAATTAATCGATAATCCTAAATATGCAGATGAACTTTTAAAAAGTGATGATAATGTTGAAGTATATCTTGCACTTTGGTATAAGGCAAGTCAAGATGTGAAGATTGCACTTGAGGCTATTCAAGAACTTTTAAAAGTTTCAAAATTACATACAAAATTACTAGTTGCATATAATTTAGATATTTTCCAAGATATAAAATATCAAAGAACAGTTACTAAAGATATAATTAAAGAATACTCTGAAAAAGATGATAATGATTTCTTAAAAATAGTTGCTTGTTATTGGGAACATCTATCTTATAATGCTTATACTAATACTTCTATAAAGACTAATAGAGGACTTTTTGATACAACAGATGAGGCAAAAGAATTTTTTGAAATATTTAAAAAAGTTTTTGCATTGATAGATGGTAAAGATAAAGCTTTTAATCCTATTATTTTTCCTTGGGTAAGCAGATATATATATAAACATAATATAGCTAGCATTCTATTTACAATAGCTATTTCATATCCTGAATTAAATTTAAAAAATGAAGTATTAACTTATTTTAAAGCCCTTGATACTTATTCTCGTGGTGGATATTTAAAATCAATGTTTTACAAACCTGAAAATGAAGATGAAGAGTTGTTTGTTGTAAAAATGTTAGCTGATGCAAGTGTTACAAATGAAGTAAATAAGATAATAAGAGCAAATAATCTAGCTAGTAAATATTCTAAGGAAATTGAAGATACACTTAGATTAAAAACTGCTGATGTTAGAAAGAATGCTATTGCTTTAATTTTAAGCCTTGAAAGTTCACAATTATTGGAAGCAACAGAAAGTCTAGTTCAAGATAAAAATGAAAATAAAAGATTGGCTGGTCTAGATATTTTAACAAAAATAAAAGATAAGCAAGATTTTGCAAAAGAAAAAATTGAAAAAATTGTTGCTACTATAAAAGAGCCAACAGATCCTGAAAAAATCCTTATTGATGGTTTAGTAGGGAAAGTTGAAACTACTGAATCTTCTAATTTATATGATAAAACATATAAATTTGAACTTCCTTATGAAGTTAAAGAAGTTAAAAAACTTTCTAAAAATGTTAAGAAAAATAAAGATGGAGTATATATTATTGAAAAGACTATAGATGCAAAAGATATTTTCACTAAAACTGAGGATGAACTTTTTGAATTAGTTAAAAAATTTAATGCCTTAATTGTTAATAATGGTACTTATGAATATACAAATGGCTATACTGGTGAGAAAATCTTACTAAGAGATAACTTTCTTCCTATAGTAAAAAGAGCAAACTATTATTATAGTGTAGATGAGCACTTAGATGAATATCCTTTAGCAGATACTTGGAGAGAATTCTATAAAAATGAGATAAAAGATTTCTCTACCCTTTATCAACTGTATCTTCTTACTCAATCTCATTTAAGGATTGAAAATTTTAATAATGTTATTAACAAAATTTTAAATACTACTCCAGGAATTATTCTTAATAAGATAATTCATCATTTTAAAACTTTTTCTGATAATGAGATAATGGAAAAAATAGTATATTTACTATATAAAGAATATAAAGAAGAAAATAAGGAATATCTATTTGAAACTTCAAAAGCTTTCTTTATTGAACTTCTAAAAGAAAATTCTGCAAATTTAATCCACAGAAGAAATAAAAATCATAATTATAACAGTATTTTTGATTTAGAATATAGTATTCCTACAGTTGTTTTTAAAAATTTATCTGAATACTGGGATGAGAGAACATTTACAGAAAATTTAATTTTAAAATTAAACTTTGAAAAGAAAGTATCTTCTTATAAAACTAGGGAAAATTTCTATTCTCTGATTGATATAGCAAATGCTGTTGAACTTGGTCTAATAGAAAAAGATTTACTTATAAAGAGTATTTTCTCTGAAGATATAGATAAGATGGATACTAATTTTAGAAATCTATATAATTTTTTAGGAATTAAAAATCCTAATAATTATTACTATTACAATAATTATGATGATAATGAAAAAATTAAAAATTCTTGGAACTATGAAAATGCTATAAAAGTTTTAAAGAAATATGGACTAGAAGTTGTTAACTATGTAGTTGACAATGAATTAAAAAGAGGAGATAGTAAAACTAAATATTCTAAACTAATCACTTCTATTAACAGAATAGAAGGAGTGGACTATCTAATTAAGATTTTACAAGCTCTTGGAAATGAAAAGTTAGTTAGAAGTGACTATTGGTATGGAGATAATACAAGCAAAAAAGAAGTTTTAAGCCACCTATTGAAAGTATGTTTCCCAAGTGAAAAAGATGACTTAAAGACTTTTAAAGAAAAAATTAAAAAGACTAATATCACAGAAGAAAGATTAGTTGAGGTGGCTATGTATGCATCTCAATGGATAGAGCTAATAGATAAATTCTTAAAATGGAAGGGCTTCACAAGTGGTTGCTACTATTTCCAAGCACATATGAGTGATGTTTCAAAAGATAAAGAAGGAATAATTGCAAAATATTCTCCTATCTCTATTGAAGATTTCCAAGCAGGAGCTTTTGATATTGATTGGTTTAAAGATGCCTACAAACAATTAGGTAAAGAACACTTTGATATTCTATATGAAAGTGCAAAATATATAACTGATGGTACTAAACATTCTCGTGCTAGAAAGTTTGCTGATGCGGTTTTAGGAAATATGAAGATTAAAGATGTTGAAAAAGAAATTTCTGCTAAGAGAAATAAAGACTTAGTTGCAAGTTATTCTTTAATACCATTAGCTAAAAATAAAATTAAAGATGCTGTTAACCGTTATAAATTTTTGCAAAATTTCTTAAAAGAAAGTAAACAATTTGGTGCACAAAGAAGAGCTAGTGAAGCTAAGGCATTTGAAATATCTTTAGAAAATTTATCTCGTAATATGGGATATTCTGATGTTACTCGTCTAACTTGGGCTATGGAAAGTGAAATGATGGCTGAAATGAAAAAATATTTTGAGCCTAAGAAAATCCAAGATTATTCAGTATATATAGAGATCGATGAATTAGGTCAAAGCTCAATAAAATATGAAAAAGATGGAAAAGTTTTAAAATCTTTACCTACTAAAATTAAAAATGAAAAATATATTGAAGAAATTAAAGAAGTTCATAAGAACTTAAAAGAGCAATATAGTCGTTCAAGAAAAATGTTAGAGCAATCAATGGAAGACGGAATTAAATTCTATGCTTATGAAATTAAAACTCTATCAACTAATCCTGTTGTTGCTCCATTAATTAAAGATTTAGTATTTAAAGTAGATGACATCTTAGGATATTATGTAGATAATCAACTTATTGGTTTTGATAAAAAAGCTAAAAAAGTAACTTTAATTGAAGACATTGATAAAGATACTTTACTATCAATAGCTCACCCATTTGATTTATTTAACAGTAAACAATGGCCTTTATATCAACAAGATATTTTAGAAAGAGAAGTAAAACAAGTATTTAAACAAGTTTTCCGTGAACTATATATCAAAACTAAAGATGAACTTAAAATGGATAAGTCAAGAAGATATGCTGGACATCAAATTCAACCTACTAAGTCTGTTGCCTTACTTAAAACTAGAAGATGGGTTGTAGATGATTATGAAGGTTTACAAAAAGTTTACTATAAAGAAAATATTATAGCTAAGATGTATGCTATGACAGATTGGTACTCACCTGCTGAAGTTGAAGCACCTACTATTGAGGATATAGTTTTCTATGATAGAAAAACTTTTGAACTGATGACAATAGAAGATGTTCCTGATTTAATTTTCTCAGAAGTTATGAGAGATATTGATTTAGTTGTAAGTGTCGCACATGTAGGAGATGTTGATCCTGAAGCAAGTCAATCAACTATTGAAATGCGTAGAGCAATTGTTGAATTCAATGCTAAGTTGTTCAAGTTGAAAAATGTTACATTTACTGAAAGCCATGCTCTAATAAAAGGAACAAGAGCAGAGTACTCAATCCATTTAGGAAGTGGAGTAATTCATCAGAAAGCTGGTGCAACTATAGAAGTCTTACCTATACATTCTCAACATAGAGGAAGAATTTTCTTACCATTTATAGATGAAGATCCAAAGACTGCTGAAATAATGGCTAAAGTACTACTATTTGCACAAGATGAAAAGATTAAAGATATATTTATTTTAGACCAAATTTTATAA
- a CDS encoding trans-sulfuration enzyme family protein: MNKNVGTVCVHGKKQRRNVDNTGAVSFPIYQSATFVHPAFGESTGFDYSRLQNPTREELERVVNDLEEGVDALAFSTGMAAVTALLDILEPGDHIVATDDLYGGTIRLMESICKKNGIKTTFVETDKVENVEKAIEKNTKMIYIETPTNPMMKIADIEEISKIAKKNNCILVVDNTFLTPYFQKPLKLGADVVLHSATKYLAGHNDTLAGFLVTNSQEISEKLRFITKTIGACLSPFDSWLVLRGIKTLHIRMEQHQKNAKKIVEWLKTQKAVVSVYYPGLEENESIEVSKKQGTGFGGMVSFHVDTPERAKKILKDIKLIQFAESLGGVESLITYPMFQTHADVPLEERLARGINECLLRMSVGIEDVNDLIEDLDQAINK, translated from the coding sequence ATGAATAAAAATGTAGGAACTGTATGTGTCCACGGGAAAAAACAAAGAAGAAATGTAGATAATACAGGAGCAGTAAGTTTCCCTATATATCAATCTGCAACTTTTGTTCACCCAGCATTTGGAGAATCAACTGGTTTTGACTACTCAAGATTACAAAATCCAACAAGAGAAGAATTAGAAAGAGTAGTTAATGACTTAGAGGAAGGTGTAGATGCTTTAGCATTTAGTACAGGAATGGCAGCAGTTACAGCTTTATTAGATATCTTAGAACCAGGGGATCATATAGTTGCAACAGATGACCTATACGGTGGAACGATAAGATTGATGGAAAGTATCTGTAAAAAGAATGGAATAAAGACAACTTTTGTTGAAACAGATAAAGTTGAAAATGTTGAAAAAGCTATAGAAAAAAATACAAAAATGATATATATAGAAACTCCAACAAATCCAATGATGAAAATAGCAGATATAGAAGAAATATCTAAAATAGCTAAAAAGAATAATTGTATTTTAGTTGTCGATAATACATTTTTAACACCATATTTTCAAAAACCTCTTAAGCTAGGTGCTGATGTTGTACTTCATAGTGCTACAAAATATCTAGCTGGACATAATGATACTTTGGCAGGTTTTTTAGTAACAAATTCTCAAGAAATTAGTGAAAAACTTAGATTTATAACAAAGACTATAGGAGCTTGTTTATCTCCTTTTGATTCATGGCTTGTTTTAAGAGGAATAAAAACTCTTCATATTAGAATGGAACAACATCAAAAAAATGCTAAAAAGATTGTTGAATGGTTAAAAACTCAAAAAGCAGTTGTTTCAGTTTACTATCCAGGACTTGAAGAAAATGAATCTATAGAAGTTTCTAAAAAACAAGGAACAGGTTTTGGAGGAATGGTATCTTTCCATGTTGATACTCCTGAAAGAGCTAAGAAAATTTTAAAAGATATTAAGTTAATACAATTTGCAGAAAGTTTAGGAGGAGTTGAGTCTTTAATTACTTATCCTATGTTCCAAACACATGCTGATGTACCTTTAGAAGAAAGATTAGCAAGAGGTATAAATGAATGTCTTTTAAGAATGTCAGTTGGTATAGAAGATGTAAATGATTTAATAGAAGATTTAGACCAAGCGATAAATAAATAG
- the creD gene encoding cell envelope integrity protein CreD, with translation MDNNSYKIPSNKKPFSPVMKKLIFLVVFVIILQIPLIFVGNLIDNRGRLFNQTVTEIGNEWGKSQKIIAPVISLSYKDSTLSKDDSIRNEKNVVVQPVERRIAILPEELNATIEMKDELRHRGIYNATVYTANIKLTGYFSLKDFPDKNDMIAYLSIGLSDTKALVKVNKFKLGNVEQDLETMSGTMASPLFANGISGKIGPEYDGMMKEDKIPFEIDIDFRGSREISILPLGKKNNFDIKSNWKSPSFSGVLPVERNIDDNGFTAKWEVSNLIRNYPQVLDINEDKYSDFLDYENTYEAYGDYNSDGNSIVKVLLYNSVTDYTQIYRACNYGFLFILMSLVIVYIFEIVSKKVAHYVQYIVVGFSLVMFYLLLLSLSEHLGFEMAYLVASLAIVIPNSLYVASMTDNKKFGIGMFIFLSGIYAILFSILRMEQYALLTGTLLILAVLYVVMYLTKKADIFFKLEEENNQ, from the coding sequence ATGGATAATAATTCATATAAAATTCCAAGCAACAAAAAACCATTCTCACCAGTTATGAAAAAATTAATTTTTCTAGTAGTATTTGTAATTATATTGCAAATACCTTTAATTTTTGTAGGAAACCTAATAGATAATAGAGGTAGATTATTTAATCAGACTGTTACAGAAATAGGAAATGAATGGGGGAAAAGTCAAAAGATTATAGCACCAGTAATTTCTTTATCATACAAAGATTCAACTCTTAGTAAGGATGATAGTATAAGAAATGAAAAAAATGTTGTAGTTCAGCCAGTAGAAAGACGTATAGCTATATTACCAGAAGAACTTAATGCAACTATAGAAATGAAAGATGAATTAAGACATAGAGGAATATACAATGCCACAGTCTATACAGCTAATATAAAATTAACAGGATATTTTTCACTAAAAGATTTTCCTGATAAAAATGATATGATAGCCTATTTATCTATAGGATTATCTGATACTAAAGCTTTAGTTAAGGTAAATAAATTTAAATTAGGAAATGTAGAACAAGATTTAGAAACTATGTCAGGAACAATGGCAAGTCCGTTATTTGCTAATGGAATTTCAGGTAAAATTGGTCCGGAATATGATGGAATGATGAAAGAAGATAAGATTCCTTTTGAAATAGATATAGATTTTAGAGGAAGCAGAGAAATCTCTATATTACCACTTGGAAAGAAAAATAATTTTGACATAAAATCAAATTGGAAATCTCCAAGTTTCTCAGGTGTTTTACCAGTAGAAAGAAATATAGATGATAATGGATTTACTGCAAAATGGGAAGTTTCAAACTTGATTAGAAATTATCCTCAAGTTTTAGATATTAATGAAGATAAATATTCAGATTTTCTAGATTATGAAAATACTTATGAAGCCTATGGAGACTATAATTCTGATGGAAATAGCATAGTTAAAGTATTACTATATAATTCAGTAACTGATTATACTCAAATATATAGAGCTTGTAACTATGGATTCCTATTTATTTTAATGAGTTTAGTTATAGTATATATATTTGAAATTGTCAGCAAAAAAGTTGCTCACTATGTGCAATACATAGTAGTAGGATTTTCACTAGTTATGTTCTATCTATTATTGTTATCATTATCTGAGCATTTAGGTTTTGAAATGGCATATTTGGTAGCTTCATTAGCAATAGTAATACCAAATTCATTATATGTTGCAAGTATGACAGATAATAAAAAGTTTGGTATAGGAATGTTTATTTTCTTAAGTGGAATCTATGCAATACTATTCTCTATCTTAAGAATGGAACAATATGCTTTATTAACTGGAACATTATTAATCTTAGCAGTACTTTATGTTGTGATGTATCTAACAAAGAAAGCAGATATATTCTTTAAATTAGAAGAAGAAAATAATCAATAA
- the creD gene encoding cell envelope integrity protein CreD, producing MDNNLYKIPSNKKPFSPVMKKLIFLVVFVIILQIPLLFVGKLVERRGRLFKETVKEIGNEWGKSQKIIAPVISLSYTDSSLSKDDSIRNEKNVVVQAVQRRLAILPEELNATIEMKDELRHRGIYNATVYTANIKLTGYFSPKDFPDKNDMIGYLSIGLSDTKALVKVNKFKLGNVEKDLEAMSGTMANPLFTSGISGNIGPEYDGMMKEDKIPFEIDIDIRGSRKISILPLGKKNNFDIKSNWKSPSFSGVLPTERNIDDNGFTAKWEISNLIRDYPQVLDINQDVYDDFKDSYSEADLEVYRDSEEYKYYNSDDSKIVKVLLYNSVTDYTQIYRACNYGFLFILMSLVIVYIFEIVSKKVAHYVQYIVVGFSLVMFYLLLLSLSEHLGFEMAYLVASLAIVIPNSLYIASMTDNKKFGIGMFIFLSGIYAILFSILRMEQYALLTGTLLILAVLYVVMYLTKKADIFFKLEEENN from the coding sequence ATGGATAATAATTTATATAAAATTCCAAGCAACAAAAAACCATTCTCACCAGTTATGAAAAAATTAATTTTTCTAGTAGTTTTTGTAATTATATTACAAATACCTTTACTTTTTGTAGGAAAATTAGTAGAAAGAAGAGGTAGACTATTTAAAGAAACTGTTAAAGAAATAGGAAATGAATGGGGGAAAAGTCAAAAGATTATAGCACCAGTAATTTCTTTATCATATACTGATTCATCTCTTAGTAAAGATGATAGTATAAGAAATGAAAAAAATGTTGTAGTTCAGGCAGTACAAAGACGTTTAGCTATATTACCAGAAGAACTTAATGCAACTATAGAAATGAAAGATGAATTAAGACATAGAGGTATATACAATGCTACCGTCTATACAGCTAATATAAAATTAACAGGATATTTTTCACCTAAAGATTTTCCTGATAAAAATGATATGATAGGATATCTATCTATAGGCTTATCTGATACTAAAGCTTTAGTTAAGGTTAATAAATTTAAATTAGGAAATGTAGAGAAAGATTTAGAAGCTATGTCAGGGACTATGGCAAATCCATTATTTACTAGTGGAATCTCAGGTAACATTGGTCCAGAATACGATGGAATGATGAAAGAAGATAAGATTCCTTTTGAAATAGATATAGATATTAGAGGAAGTAGAAAGATTTCTATATTACCACTTGGAAAGAAAAATAATTTTGACATAAAATCAAATTGGAAGTCTCCAAGTTTCTCAGGAGTTTTACCTACTGAAAGAAATATAGATGATAATGGATTTACTGCAAAATGGGAAATTTCAAACTTGATTAGAGATTATCCTCAAGTCTTAGATATAAATCAAGATGTATATGATGATTTTAAGGACTCTTATTCTGAAGCAGATCTTGAAGTATATAGAGATTCTGAAGAGTATAAATATTATAATAGTGATGATAGTAAAATAGTAAAAGTACTGTTATACAATTCTGTAACTGATTATACTCAAATATATAGAGCTTGTAACTATGGATTCCTATTTATTTTAATGAGTTTAGTTATAGTATATATATTTGAAATTGTCAGCAAAAAAGTTGCTCACTATGTGCAATATATAGTGGTAGGATTCTCACTAGTTATGTTTTATCTATTACTATTATCATTATCTGAGCACTTAGGTTTTGAGATGGCGTATTTGGTAGCTTCATTAGCAATAGTAATACCAAATTCATTGTATATTGCAAGTATGACAGATAATAAAAAGTTTGGTATAGGAATGTTTATTTTCTTAAGTGGAATCTATGCAATACTATTCTCTATCTTAAGAATGGAACAATATGCTTTATTAACTGGAACATTATTAATCTTAGCAGTACTTTATGTTGTGATGTATCTAACAAAGAAAGCAGATATATTCTTTAAATTAGAAGAAGAAAATAATTAA
- a CDS encoding YARHG domain-containing protein translates to MKKILLLCLFSILSIFSFANDWEFGSEGEHIIPLKGSAVAIKKEKITLKLTEDGMLVNVKFTFDSPNAENKIIGFVTPESGNNEDYEENYSKVKRKAEPLKIKNFKTVVNGKEVKSNVELLSKLLSRGVLDNNVIKEYVEEEKNFYNYVYYFNADFKQGENVVEHSYYYTGSYGIFERDFAYVVTTIAKWKNKTVEDFEIEVIPGKYFVKLPYTFWKNGKKIDWQIAGKGKMVSIAPTNPNSDDSYGIDKYGAVYLNLDNGSVKYNTKNFSPDTDFYMVRIDNIPGFDFEFPAGKVQGYRFKEGDYKFSDSFNNLLNSDDNDLKNLSDLQLDILRNYPYAIAGYDFARKDLKDYFSEFIWYRPTSKNVKINPIYNDLIKSIDKIKASRKK, encoded by the coding sequence ATGAAAAAAATTTTATTACTATGCTTATTTAGCATTTTAAGTATTTTTTCATTTGCTAATGACTGGGAATTTGGATCTGAAGGAGAACATATAATTCCTTTAAAAGGTTCAGCAGTTGCTATAAAGAAAGAAAAAATTACTTTAAAACTAACTGAAGACGGAATGCTTGTAAATGTTAAATTCACATTTGATAGTCCAAATGCCGAAAATAAAATAATAGGTTTTGTTACCCCTGAAAGTGGAAACAATGAAGACTATGAAGAAAATTATTCTAAGGTTAAAAGAAAAGCAGAGCCTTTAAAAATTAAAAACTTTAAAACTGTTGTCAATGGAAAAGAAGTAAAATCTAATGTTGAATTATTATCTAAATTACTTTCAAGAGGAGTTTTAGATAATAATGTCATTAAAGAATATGTAGAAGAAGAAAAAAACTTCTATAACTATGTTTATTACTTCAATGCAGACTTTAAACAAGGTGAAAATGTTGTAGAGCACAGTTATTATTACACTGGTTCTTATGGAATTTTTGAAAGAGATTTTGCTTATGTTGTAACTACTATTGCTAAATGGAAAAACAAGACTGTTGAAGATTTTGAAATTGAAGTTATTCCAGGAAAATACTTTGTAAAATTACCTTATACTTTCTGGAAAAATGGTAAAAAGATTGATTGGCAAATTGCTGGTAAAGGAAAGATGGTTTCTATAGCTCCAACTAATCCAAACAGTGATGACAGCTATGGAATTGACAAGTATGGTGCTGTTTATTTAAATCTTGATAATGGTTCTGTTAAATACAATACTAAAAACTTCTCTCCTGATACAGATTTCTATATGGTTCGTATAGATAATATTCCAGGTTTCGACTTTGAATTTCCTGCAGGAAAAGTACAAGGTTATAGATTTAAAGAAGGAGACTATAAGTTTAGTGACTCATTCAATAATTTATTAAATTCTGATGACAATGATTTAAAAAATCTAAGTGACTTACAACTTGATATTCTACGTAACTATCCTTATGCTATTGCTGGATATGACTTTGCTAGAAAAGATTTAAAAGACTATTTCTCAGAATTTATCTGGTATAGACCTACATCTAAAAATGTAAAGATTAATCCTATCTATAATGATTTAATTAAATCAATTGATAAAATTAAGGCTAGTAGAAAAAAATAA
- a CDS encoding GDYXXLXY domain-containing protein, translating into MSNKMKKILIVVNIVLLFVITGFSAQKEESYKKLDSYFYLELRPVDPRSLLQGDYMTLNYDILDQTTEFIYQNKSYDYYEEERKEETKEQKEKRELAEAKKAYIAIRLDGNKVAKFVKLTKEKTDEKDLLFVAYKSDGYNVDINANSYLFQEGTGDKYENARYAKVVLVDNKLRLIDLRDKDFKEIK; encoded by the coding sequence ATGAGTAATAAAATGAAAAAGATACTTATAGTTGTAAATATTGTACTTCTTTTTGTAATAACAGGTTTTTCTGCTCAAAAAGAAGAAAGTTATAAAAAACTAGATAGTTATTTCTATTTGGAACTTAGACCAGTAGATCCTCGTTCACTTCTACAAGGTGACTATATGACTTTAAATTATGATATCTTAGATCAAACTACAGAATTTATATATCAAAATAAATCATATGATTACTATGAAGAAGAGAGAAAAGAAGAAACTAAAGAACAAAAAGAAAAAAGAGAACTAGCAGAGGCTAAAAAAGCATATATAGCTATCCGTTTAGATGGAAATAAAGTGGCTAAGTTTGTTAAACTGACAAAAGAAAAAACTGATGAAAAAGATTTACTTTTCGTAGCCTATAAGAGTGATGGTTACAATGTGGATATAAATGCAAATAGTTATTTATTCCAAGAAGGAACAGGGGATAAGTATGAAAATGCACGTTATGCAAAAGTTGTGTTAGTTGATAATAAATTAAGGCTTATAGATTTAAGAGATAAAGATTTTAAAGAAATAAAATAA